The Megalopta genalis isolate 19385.01 chromosome 8, iyMegGena1_principal, whole genome shotgun sequence sequence TACCAAGACCCAAATCCACATGGTATGCAACAAATAGGACTATCGACAAAATGAGGAAAGCGGTGCAAAGTAACATTTGTGCATGATGtgcattatatgtatatgtaacgGCATATAAATGCATCCAAACCAGAAATTTTTGGTATGTCATCATCCATTGGCTACATATACTCtattgaaattttattaaaacaatTTATAGCTCTCATTTAttaaaatgtaatatgtaaaaATAGATCTGGTTTGAATATTACACCTTGTTGCTTTAAGTGCATTGTAAACATTCTTGAACTAAATAAGTGATTAATACTGTATCACTCTTGTTTCTTTAACTGTATGTTTTCATTATGCACGTATTCGTAAGTGATACATGTTACAGTGTAACTATAACGcgacaataatattttttaaatatactaAACATATAGCATATAAATGTTGTCCTCTGTTTTTCATGAAAAAGTCTAAgtaaacagaaatattattCTTTTGTATTTCTGTTACTTCATATTATAATTTAGAACAGATGTTTTATTTAGCAATATATGTTAATGCAGGAATGAATGAAATAAAGGTACATACTCTACATATTCTCTGAAATGCTGATGTGTCCAGTAGCAGTTGTTCAACTCTTGCTTGGGTTTCTCCTACTTCCGTCATATCTTCTATAGTTTTTAAGTGTTGGTCCAAAGTTGCTTGTAATTCTCTAAAGTCTGCTTCAAATTGTCTCAAAGCTAGGCAGTGTCTCAAACGAGAACTATGATGTGACCAAAACAAGTCAAATGTACGTTCTGTTTCTTCCAACTGAACAAGTAATCTGAAATCAGAAAATATATATCCTTTTAACTTTACGAATATAAAATACACTgactaaattaatataaaattgtaccATACCTTTCTATAGCTGCAACATTTCCTAGTCGGTCAGCTGTTCCTTTGCCAGTCAATTGTCGAACACTGTCTAACAATGCTTCACCATGTCTTGCAGCACTAagaatttcttcttttaattcaTTGTACTCAACTTGTTGTTGAGATAATAGAGCCGTGGTTGCAATAGTATTGTTAGGAAATTCAATTTCGGCTAGGCGCCGCGTGAAAGAATCTAATGCGAGAGACACGTCTTGGGTCATTGATGAAAATTTCTCTAAACTCTGAAAGTGAAAGTAAGCATTTAATTTTCCatagtttaaaaatattttttctatttcttaAAAGCTTACAATTCTGTTTTGTATCCAAGTATGATGACAGTATGGTAAAGTACCACCAAGCTGCTCTGTCAACTGATCTGCTTCGATAAATTCATGTAATTCAGCAATATTTGCTAAAAATATGACTCTAAACTTAAAGTCTTCACGAAAAAATTTATTAGTAACTTCAGAAATGGCTTTTTGCAGAAATCCAGCTGGGCGTAGAACATATGCTATGTGAACTAATCCAGGAAAAAAcccctaaaaatataaaatcttgTTAATATATATCACACCATAATTATATTTCCCAATATTTATACTCACAGAGATTTTTAATAAAACAGTTTTCACAGAATTCCACTTATCATTTCTTCTATCAATAATTAAATGGAATCCAAGATCAGCTTCTTGTAAActaaaattaataaacaatactcttattttgttaaatttcataatatgtaataataattacagaGAAGTAAGCTCACGTTGGCACAGAAGTAAGGTATAGCATGAGACGTTGATAATCCAAATCTGATAAATTATGAAAATTACCATTATCAGGAAAAGTAATTATTGGACAACCTTCTCGAGTTTTTCCTCCTATGTACATATGAAATAAGTATTTCAAAACAAAAACCATTAATTTAAAgtgcatttttataatattagctATATCTAATATTAATTACCTGCTATAATAGCATACTGTGATTGAAGAAGGTCTGCAACATCTCGAATTGCCAAATCTCCATTTTCAATTTCACCAGTCATACTCTCTACATCTTCTGGAAAATGTAAATCTCATTAAATCATATTATATAGATTTAATAATACAACacgatatagaatatatatgataatataatgtaaatttaTAAAACGTTTAAACACTTGGAATAACACACCTtgtaacatttatatttataatatttacagtGTTCATGTTAGAAATATGTACTATAAATTGTTTAATTATGtgattaatttttctttttgcaAATTACACTTAGTACATTTTGTAAAAAACTTTCAATTAACGTAATTCTTATAATATAAAACTATTACAGTTTAAGAAAATCATACAAGACAGAAAACTGCCTTAGGATATGTATTACAATTTATATTGACATTTACTTATGCAATATTTACTGTATATAAATGTAAGACCTCAGAGTGCACTCAAGTGACCTTGCTGACTCCAACTAACTCAAACAGTTTTCTGCTGTACCTACAATATTTCAGTTGTAACTGTAAAACAAGAGGCTCTCAAACACAAAATCAACATTATATAAATAAGATTTACTTTTCACAACAAAatagattattttcaaaatagAATGGCAGGTTAATTATCAATATTTCGTAACAGCATAAAAAAGTACATCATCTAATAAGTagtattttcaaaatatatgaTACTGAAAAACATTCCTGATGTTTATAGTTTTTTCCATTTTACAGTGTATATACATGTAACTGCATATGTAGTGTGCAAAATTACTTCTTAATGACTtactttataatattttatgctaatagtaataaatagctATAATACTGTTATATTTACTGCTATTACATTCTATAAGTGATTTGAGAAACACTGTATTAAAAATTCTTCATATCTCTGGCTTATAGAAGGAAATTTAATATAGATTGATCTATAAACTTATTACACACACAAAACAGTTGTATGTTTATCATAATGAAAGAGACACATTCATAAACTGTAAAAATacagaatatttattatatatttttttattatatatttataatatacaaaatattaacACAACACAATCACACATCATATGCTTAACGTTTGTAAACAATTACTTTATACATGTAACtctatataatagaataaaatattctataacAAAGATTTATAAAACAGCTATATAGTTTCTatgtatttttctattttataatcTCGATCAGTATTTTTTACATGGAATAGAGTAAGCAAAAATCATTACAATatagattaataataatattgaaactACTAGATCAGTCAAAGTAATTGATTTAAAACTTTTTATTccacaattattgaaaatacAAAAATGCTTTAACAGGAaagtattaatttaatttattcaggtacataatataataagaataactataaaatttcaattaacccagtcttattatttttataatatgatACAAACCAATCACTTTTAGTGTTTAGTAGTTTTAGCGTAAAACAAATAGTACATATATAGTGAACAAGTACATAGTTTTCTTTCATAAAAACAATAATAATGCTTTAATAAAAgccaataatattaatattgttattgaATATTTGAGTAAATGGTGAGCAAATATACTTGTTTCATTATTtaaaaaacaatataaaattataaatacgtCTTTTATGTGCATAAATTTCTACactatgaaatataaaataaaatatttattttatatgtatatataaatatgacttttacatatattattttttaaatatatttaaatatttaatagtaAGATCTCTTTTCCTTAAATAGCATTCACTTTAGTTAAAGTGATAGGCAATCCTGGTTTATTGGCTAGAAGCCCACTTGTAGTTATCTGATAACTCATGCCATCCTGTAATTTGCTGACAGGTGTCAAAAAATAAGTATTGCTTTGTCCTGCTTCACTGGCAATTAATAAGGGTAATAAGGCACCATCATCTGTTATTAAGTCTGTTGATCTAGATGGTATCTCATTAATTAGTTCTGTTTCCAAATCTATTTTATTACATCCTTGGCTTTGAATACTTTGATTTCTAACTACAAATTCTAACTTAGCAAATTTTACTTGTGGAAATTGAACTTTCATAAATCTACTAAAGGTAGAATATcccattatttttatattaggtGATACTTTCCTACAATGCTGAATATACATATCATATACTACTTTACGCGTAATATCAGATGGTAAATGTAATGGCGCATTTTTTGCAACTTTAGTTTTTTGTTTTGCTTCTTGTAAgtcaataaaattttttaaaaactctGTAGCTATTTTATAGATGTCTAAGGAAAATGTATTATGTGGAATCTTTCCATGATTACCATGAACTCGTGGTGTGACACCATGAGTCATCAAATGTTTCCTGATTCTTTTTATTTGATAATGTGTACAGTTTTCCAAATACAAAAAAGCATCTAGACAAACTCTACGACCTTGATATACATATTGTGCACGTAATCTGCGTCGTTCAGTGTGTCTtgctgtttcgtatggatttgttaaACATGCCATGGTGACACCCATTAAATACATATCATGTTCGGCCTTAGTTAACTCTGCAATATTTAGTCTATGTTTATACACTGTTTCGGGATTTAATCCTGTGAAGCACTGGTCATCTTGACATTCACATCCTCTTTTAAATCTTTCCAACACCTGTATAGGACTGTCTTCTAACCTCGTAGAATCATAGCCTGGCTCTCCTTCCAGCTTAGATTTCTTCGCTTTAATTTTGGTCACCGTCTTCTTTGGTTTTGTAGAAGTACTTGTGGTATCCACATCTGTAATCTATAATTATTAACATTTGTTATATAACTCAAATTTTAATGCAATGTAtcatcttttataaaattcaaaGTTATTACTTACCTCTTGCTTTGTTTGTGTATATATTAACTGATCATTGACTATGTATTGACAATGAGATACCTgcgttttatcatttttatcacatgAAGTTTCTTGTGATGCAACACCTGCTTGCAccgctatctcatttttttcacaCAAGTTAATATCCATGTTCCACTAATTATTATTCAACAATGTGCTTTTTCACACTCTTTATATTCTTTTAAACATTAATACATCAATAATGGTAGAGCATGTTAACAAAAACATTTAAGTGcaactgaaataaaataaacaatgtCTCGTATTTCGATTTAAGGcattataaacaaacgatcagCTGATTACAATGTCACTTAAAAACATATATCTGCCCTAAGtgtgaaattttatttgaatagaaTCTATTATAAGCATTATAGAACAtggttaaaaataaatttcatcgTCCGCATGATTCAATATATTTGTTTCTAGATTTGACCCAACAGaatgagaaaagaaaaaagtCTGTTGATATCAACAAAGTTGAGAATCACTTTTTCACACAAAGTGCTTTACAAGTTTGATCTTTATGGTACGTGGCAAGACAAAGTTTACTTACCTTCTTACGACTTAaccttttctttattttcgtataTTCAATTACAAAATACGTTTCAAAAGACACTGCATTTGCGATTTTGGGTTTTCGCCATACAGATTGTTCGTGATTCTCAGTACACCGGTTAAATATTATGAAGCACCACGCTCAATGATATGGCGAACGTATTTCTTAATACCGCGTGGAGGGGATAACAGCTCCAGTCTCGTACATATAGCACGGTCTTCACGATGTACTCGCCTCAATACGGAATATTTCTAAAATGTGTGCCTACACTTTACTTTGTCCGTTCTATTAACCATTCGACAATGAAACTGGtttatcaattaattaatacaagtaataattaattaatcatttGTAAAAGTTATTAAAACATTGAATATCTCCGATTTTTAGCTGATTATTAAATATTCGGCGATACCTGTATAGGTATCGCCTAAGTATATGAACTTATACTGTCTTACTTGAATACTAAGAaacgataataattatagtataactAATATTCATACTTGAATTGTACTGTTGCtcttattatgtatatgtagaTGCAGTTCAAAGAGAACAAAGGAGACTCCACCCgttaatatcattaatatagtataaagtAACATTATAACCACTTTTTGATCACATTTTCCTTTATTCCGTCACTATTATTTTAGGTCTGCATCTCTGccaatttgtaattaattgcaGCTGTATAGCAATTTCGTCTAAAGGTGGGTTAGTTATACTGAGCACCACTGTGTACACTAGTGAGATAAGGACAACCCCCTTAATTTAGAGATGCAGACCAGCAGACATTGCAGACAACGGTTCTCCCTAATGTAGCTTTTCATCAATACGGTTAATAGAATGCGCTAGTAAAGTTTAGTTACTTTaggaacaccctgtatgtcgGAAAACCATGCCTCGTTGTATAATGTTGCTGGTCATAATAAATCATAATTGATGCTTCTGAATGGATTgcgtaaattttcgttataagtgGACAGATATGCGAGTAGCATGTTACGACAACTACGTTAAATATTTAAAACGTAATACTTTATTGTCAATACATAATATTCGTGCAAGTTAAATTATTGACTGAATGTAGAATTGAAAAAACGATCAATGTAATCAATATAAAAATGCATATGAaacttattataaaataaatgataaaaataGTTCTGTTTTTTTATAGAATGACAGTTTATATAAAAAGTTTAAAATTAATCAAGGTATCGATTATCCGTAACATATACATGTTACGGATGTATACCTGGGTCCAGCAATGAGTATGTAAACAAACGAGGCGTATCTATAAATCGATAATCTCTTTATAGTTGTAACGAACTCACGAAAACGGAACAGTAAAAACTGTTTTTGTCGTACGCGTTTCTAATTTCAGCGTTGGTCAACGCTCGTCTATGTCGCATTAATTTATTACgtgatacatatatatatacaatatatacacaGTAAGGAAAGATATTATACGCATGTAATTCAAACCTGCACATCTGGTGGAACAGTGTTGATGGCAAGGGCAATTGCAGCCGTGTGTGGACTTTCGTCGAAGAATCATATCGTTTTTGGTTGTTACCACACAGTCAATTGTTAATACAATAGAAAATCTTACGCGGTATTATCAGTAAGGTTGTCGGGCAGAAATTTGCTCTATCGTTAAATGAAAAGTCATTCCATATTAATGTAATGAACGAGTCAATTTATCGCGTACGTCAATTCAATAGAAACTCATGGTGATGCCGGCGGCGCCTATTTCACGTTCGGTCATTGTGGTTGAGTATTCCCGGAATAAACCCTATACACCCCAATAATTCGTAAATTCTTGAATCGCCTAACACTCCGCGCAATGTTCAAAAACCGTGAATTAAAAATCAAACTGCGACGTTATCATCGATCATGCAATTCGTGCAAGCGTCAATAACAGCGATACGGTCGGTATTTCTTTCGCGAGACTACTAAATGCATCTTGCAACCCTGCAGTTTTACAACTCGACGGCATGAGGGACTACGGCAACGGGCGACGACCTCTATCGTAGCACATCCGAGCTACGTCGCCATAATAATGCCGCTCCTGGCCGCTCCCACGGTGGAGGTAAAGACAAGATGGAACAACCAATCACGAAAGACCCGATTCCCAAAGAGGGGTAACTGCACGTGACTCGCAGCGTGTCACTGTCAAGCTGTACGATTAAATCGAAGCGAATTTAATTTTACTCGATAATGATTTTGTCATTTGCATAATCTTCCGTCCAGGAAGAGGGAACATACCTTCCCTTGTACTTTATTTCGTCGTGTCGATGTTCCAAGTCAATGGTATAAAtgtttcgttcattttttaaCGATAGAAATTAGCAAgatgtaatttaaaaaaaatgatgaTGCAACGTAATCGGTACTCAAGGAGACATTGCAATGTGCGGAGAAGTACAAAATACGTACATAACTTTTATATCGTAATAAATACTAATCGAAAACCAATGTCAATATATTGTGTATAAGTACGACAACGAATACACGTGTATTGAAAATTCTGAATGTACCATGATCTTAAGTAGGAGAAACATGTAATACTTATAATGTTCAAATTGAATTTATAAGTTAAGATGTTATGCAAATGTATACGCTAGATACGTGCATATTGGATTGGTTTATATTATGCGAGAACGGGTGCATCTAAATGTGCAAGAAACGCCCGAAAAATCAATGGACAACGACAGAAAAACGGTAGCATATCCGCACATCAAGCAAATCGACAGTAATCATAGAGCAAGACGATTAAATTTCAAATGTAATGAGAGGCTACACTGTAAGAAAGTTCTAGCGGAAACTTACCAGCATCCAAGATCTCAAGATCCAGGTTACCACTTCGACTATGACTGATACTACTACTGCAAGCATGGTAGCTGGACCTGTGGGACTCCTCCATAGCACGGGAGGCACTGCGTTTAAACTGTTCGAGAAAACTGTCTATTTGATTCTCGATGCTGGTCGGTGAGCTGGCCATTTTTCCGCGCGCCACTCCTCGGTGTATGTCAACGTGCTGGAGACGGACACGACAGAGTTGATCTCATAAGTTAGAAGTTTTTACGAGCGCTGGTGCACTGACTTCGGCTAAACGGCTGGCTACATTTTACGGGatcgaacggtttagctcaGAATCGAACGTACGATAGCACGCAAGCGAACGTGTCGCCTAATTTTGACCGCTACCGTATCTCCTCCAGCTACACGATGCATGTTTTGTTTGTCCGTCGAGGAACGCCCGGAACTGAAACGACGCATCGTTTGCCGCAACGTTTTCGCAGCAGGTGTCGCGAACGGCTGTAAAATTCGCGCGCATGGATTATTCGGTCAGCGTTCCACTGCGCCTGTACGATACATACTTCATCGCATTCGGTTCAAGCGATGCGGTAAGATAAGAAATCGACTGAATACGTTTTTATATGACATGCTGTATGATACTAATGGCACACGGAATGGACCAACAATCAGAGGTAGTTTTGATTGTCTGCTAAAGCACCGGTTTTGTAAGTTCAGTCTTGTAATGAGATACACTCCAcgataatactatattataagaTATTACAATAAGACCATACCAATTCATGTTATGAAAAATAATTTGTGCttcctgtatatgtatacaaattGTTTATGCCATGAGAAATTATTTATCGGTAGAAATGTTTTTTCTTGTAAAAACTAAATGCAAATACTtgacattattgtacattaaTTGCATGTTCTataacttttatttattttttaacttaTCTCAATATTTTGGAAATTTGTATAAGCGAAtaaaaaatttctattttttaaaataaagctATTATAATTAATTGCATCTTTCTACTTCACTTCAatttaattgtatatatattttatacaagtgAACAGTAAGGGaaatttactataattactaATATTGCATATTTAATATCTAACCATTTGAATTAAAATGATCTTCCGATGCTGTTAAATTTTTCTATTTAGTAatgaatattgtaaataatgaTGTAATAATGATTAtagtaaatttttaatttaatctaatatGAACTCGTATGTAAATTGTGCTGACAGATTGAAATTGTTTTGTTAATTTAGTCTATGACATATTTTGTTTGTGGTAGTGCTGCAGGATCTTCAGTCGATAACTCAGATTTCGTTCGCATAGGATGGAAGGTAGGGATAGTATTGCGACAATGGAAGGAGAGCCTCGAGTCGTCACTCGTGTTGTAGCGCTGATGAAGTGCGTACCACTTTTTGTCAGTTGTGCGGGCATCGGCGAGTGTTGAGTGTGTCGTAGAGACTGTCCGTTCGAAAAAGAAACACAGAGTTTCTTCCCAACCATGGGTGGTAAGTACACGGACTCTTCTATTAAGCATATTTTGTTAAAATGTTTCTCACCGCCCAGTTGATTCTGACCGGAAGGTTGTGCTCATTGAAAGTTCATTTAGGGTGTATGATAACGTCGCCGGTAACCGGTCTTGACCCAATGACCTTCATACGATTCACATCTCTCACAGACAACGAGCAATAACCTATCCGCTCGTAGATTTTTAGTCGATTTTTCTGCTCTCCACGCAGAACAGCTACTCCTTCGTAACTTAACAGTTTATTTTTCAATCGATTACCGACCACGCACGTGCCTCGTTTTGGTTTATTTCGCCGGGATGGGCCGAATTCGCGCTCGCTTTCGTGTTTCGTCACGAGAGCACATGCGCGagctcatttttatttttttttcgaaGCGATTTGGCGCCAATTTAATATCGTACACTTTACATTTGTCCAACATGATGGCATTAAATATATTTCCCTTCGGTCTGTTACACAATTACATAGAATTCAAATTTGTGTAAAATTTTCCCTTGCTTTGACATTTTTTGGCGAAGTTACTTATAAAAACAGGAATTTTATTTGCATGAACGCAACTGGGCGGCCATTTGTAGCATATCTTGATATATCACTCGAATTAAAGTAGTAAATATACGTTAACAAATACTTTCTTTCACGTTTTATAGATTTTAAATTAGtagaaaattatgtatattacatttGCGTATACATTGGCCTGCACGCTAAAGATGTAAGTAATTAAACACTAGGAACGTTGACTCGAGCGTAGGTAGGCATTTTATGTCTCTTCGTTTTTTTCTTATTAAGACACGAGATTCCTTCTGCATAAAATAAGATAACTGTCGCCGGTATTCCAACAGTTTATTCTTAGCCGTCTGGGGGAGAAATTGCGGCTCTCTGCCAAACCCCGACCACTTCTctatatttatttcgcacgtgCGGGAAAATTGCTTCTTCGTCAAAATTTTCTCGCACTCGTTCGCCATCTTTTTTTCACaagattaatataatataaaatagagataGACGATAAATTATATCATTCGACCGTGAATGTTTGCGtatttataatacatatataaattctAAACAtaacaaaatagaaattttttaaaaataacaacaatttatttaactATAGTCTTTTTAAACATAAAATACGTATTACTGGAATATTTATTAAGATGCATGGATGTACGATTAATAAAATTACActtgaaataatttaaaatgcataaataagattttaatgaaataagatatttatttacATCTAAAAATTTATACGTTTCAATCACTATACAGAAAttttaatttgcataaagatccgcagttcgcttatcaacatttttaattaattactcGTGACTGATGTTACTTAATTATAGATTTCTTCAATCAGAGATTAACGTAATtgcaattatattaatttacaaTGTATTGATCGATCCGTGGTGATGATGTAATAGCAGCATGGTACGCCACGAGGAATCTGTTTTTCGaaaaggaaaaataaaaattcaacgtTCGTGTAATAATTCATTccgcttcttttttttcttacaGCTTAATCGTCATTCGTTAGATAATTATATGTACAAAGTTCCGAGGGAAGGTCGTACACTGACACTcggaaatttcgggttgcttCTTTTGCAGATACGAAATGTAAGTTTCTCAATGGAGAAAATATCAAtggattttttaattttgttcatACGTCGTATTTTAATACATCACTAATTGTAGTAACAGAATAATGTACGATGTAATATTGTTTCTTCTCTTCGTCCCTTCCCACTATACTCGTCTTTGTAGTTCTTTAAAATATCCATGGCCAATTTCATGGCTATAAGGAAAAACGTCGAATGtcacaatttaaaaataattaagttTTCGTATTAATTTAATTGTAGAATGCAGGATTTTCGTATTTATCAGGAAAAAAATCACGAAAACAAAATCAATGGGCTCAAAAATATGAGAACaagaaaaaaacatgaaaacactATTAATACGAAGAGTTGATGATCTGAactttaagcaacaatatcacGGAAGTGAGAATATGAAACATGCGACATTCTTATTTGTGTAACCACAGAATTTCGAAAAACAAGCCATAAATACAGTAATGATTCGTCTTTACTGCATGCTCATTTAGTAGAAGTAAATTATTTACAATAAGGGGGAAAGAGACAGCTATATATAATAAGTTTAAAGAATTAGCGATAGCCTATGGAAGCCAAGCCTAACCGTATGATTCACGTATTGAATACAGTTGAGTTCCCCGAATAAAAAGTGTTTGGGAGCAGCCGAGTTAATGTTACGTTAAACGGAAGCTCGCTTTGTTAAGTTCATTGTACCTCGATTGACGCCATTATAGCTGGAGGTACTATTTTTATGCATGTTCAGTCTTGACCTTCGTCCTCAGATGGAACTCGAGAATTCTAGTTTGCGATGTCGCCTAGTCGAACGACAAACACAACCGCATCGGTGCTTCTTATAGAACTTAGATTTCTAATTAAACGCGAGAACGCAGCTGTTCTTTTTATTGGCCTGTTGTCTGCCTTCGTGCCATGATCGTCTCAGAATAGGTGTGGAAAGACTAATTGCGAATCACGTTCGTGTGAATCGGTCTTCATTTACTAAGGGAACGAGCGAGTCCGTTCTCAGCGAGTGTCTCTTACCAGTAAATGATTAAGGTGAAGTCGCCTTTGATTTTAAATGAATATTTGCCAGTTTTGCGCAGCTGAGAAATAAAGCTCTAGGATGAGACCTCGAATAAAATGAATTTGGCAAAAATTCATAAGACCGGACGCAACGAAAGAATATAAGTATTGCGACAAATTTTGAATCCCACAGCTTCCGCTTCGAAAATAGATTCCAACCTTGCTAGAGGAAGTGTAAACATTGGAACAGCCTCCGTCTGTTTACATTAACACGTCCAATAAAATCCACGAAGTGATAAATTTAACTCTTAACATAAATTGCATTCGAAATCTTGAACAGAGACCTGATATCTCTTCCGTTCCATCTTCACATTTCAATCAGATTCCGCAGCAGAACATCTTCAACGTCTAACAGTCCTAGTATAAACATATTATATTCTTTGTTTCTTGATCTTTGTTAGCCAATGAAAATTCAAATTCGACATTCTTTAcattatttagaaaaataaaaattatagtcCACTGGTTATGACAATATAAGAATAGAAAAGTTACGCTTTGAACAGAATGTTGTCTCCTATTATAAATTCTTCATAAATAAGGAGTCGCGGAGTCAATCAGTCGACAGAGTAATAGAGTGCGAAAATTGTGTTCTATTGTATATTCGGATAGATCTGAAAAATCCGTCGAGTTGCGTGTCCGAATTGTCAACTATTGTCTTCATCCCGCCGTGGGCAAGGGTGACGATGGTTATTCACGTCTCTAGTATGCGGAGAAAGTGTCGATTCGCAGACGATATACGTGTGCAGGCACGGTCGCATAAGGAAACCTCGCCAAGCTTGGCCGACAAGTGCTTGACCTAAGGCAAGAGTGTATGAATGCATTTTGTACAAACGCTAGGCCCGGTTGCTATTATAAGCTGGACGGCTTGTATAAATATAAACCTGTGTGGCACAACGGCACTCTGCCTCTCGGGTTTCGTCTGCGTGTTACAATATACGAGTGAAGCCGAGCGCCGCGTTTCTCATAGTCAAGATAAAtgttttgttgttttttcttctttcctcgcccctctctttctctccctctgtctATCTATATCTCTCCCTGTGTGCTCTGTCGTCGCCCCGACGCGAAAATATTAAAAGCGCCAGAACGCTTTTCCGCCGCCAAAAATTTCGCGATACTAGATACTATACAGTCTTTCGTTGTCCTAGACATTTACTTTTG is a genomic window containing:
- the LOC117225158 gene encoding uncharacterized protein LOC117225158; protein product: MDINLCEKNEIAVQAGVASQETSCDKNDKTQVSHCQYIVNDQLIYTQTKQEITDVDTTSTSTKPKKTVTKIKAKKSKLEGEPGYDSTRLEDSPIQVLERFKRGCECQDDQCFTGLNPETVYKHRLNIAELTKAEHDMYLMGVTMACLTNPYETARHTERRRLRAQYVYQGRRVCLDAFLYLENCTHYQIKRIRKHLMTHGVTPRVHGNHGKIPHNTFSLDIYKIATEFLKNFIDLQEAKQKTKVAKNAPLHLPSDITRKVVYDMYIQHCRKVSPNIKIMGYSTFSRFMKVQFPQVKFAKLEFVVRNQSIQSQGCNKIDLETELINEIPSRSTDLITDDGALLPLLIASEAGQSNTYFLTPVSKLQDGMSYQITTSGLLANKPGLPITLTKVNAI